aagaggaaagcagagtggagaggaagggtggaggacaGAAGCAGAgtcgtcactagggtttgcaccacctggtgcgagagctcagcgcgtcaccctcatgatggacctcctcccataacagaccataaagaataaattacaatatcatatgtgcaacctaaatgcagtgacgttactagggttggtgtaacccccaacAACTTTATCTATTCATTTGCTTACTATATAtcagcacaggtcacccaacaaatcaggaaccaacaaaaaaacagtggccaacttgatgacactcacacaactgaataacagcccaatcctgagctgcctggagctgtgggacccTGCGGCTCCActaagggctcccgccggatccagagcctcccgcactaccacgggaggctcctcgggagaagggggcattcattcccttcccccgagttagggaagcagtcccgcaatgggacaaCTCACTTtcgcggcgactgtttggtcaccacgaaagtgaaggcgctcgtgtagggcgagcaaccctgcctgagcgccctggatcctgtggagctcggctccgcagacccacctctcccctgcccctgagAACGCCCCTGACcgcgcctgccccctccccggaacgcctcccccacacccctgggaatgccccatttcccgttccgcagcccggcggtcacagctGAGCCATCTCCAGTGGGAGCCCGGTGGAAAGTCCCCCGGAGGTgcggcacagaccacaggattgggctctaagagtttTAGTATTATCTCTgctacatggaaatgtgagctgtCTCAGACTAacatcttactggttccctgctatatcataataacacctcattggctcttggaaccaTCAGTTTCATCGGTCAGTATTGAGTTATGGAAGTCTGCTTTTTGttacagttgtgttttcctttctcagttatttggctataacttttggtagaatacagatattttaacacGGTTTATTtgactgcattctgcattcaGTTACTGAtcctatataacatgatggtatttgaaaataccaaggtcttcacaattttggccactggtagTGTCACACGCACCCCGAGGCTGTCACCCGATGTGGTCCACACCCTCCacacctcctagtgacaccattgaaGAGTGATGGATTAgatcggggtctccaaaccccggcccgggggccagttgCGGCCTGCAGCAAACCTCTATCTGGCATTGTACCAGacgtttgatgcagcccttcggccaaaaagtgtagagacccctgggttagatcaTCAAATGATAGATGCCACAGCTCACTTCTCTTGTCTCTTTTCCTCTGCTGTCCTCTCCTCTCCactctctcttctgctccatttcccatTTTCAGAGAATCAGGAGGTATCGCATTAAAAATCAATCAtgacatttatttaaaattattcaaatttatttaaacttcaatttcaatttatttatttttctggccctcgacattGTGTCAGATATAAGATGCAACGCttgtgccaaaaggtttggacacccctcctctaggagaaagtcccactgaactcttaacagggcttacttcggagtagactcgcttcagaagctgccttctactaagCCAGCTTAACTAGTTTAGCATTTCTTACAGTACACTAACAGCAGTTATTCAGAGCTTCAGATAGTAGTTTTGGCAATTCTTGCACGAAGATACCAGAGATCCAACTGGGTGTATTTTTGCAAATAGATTCTACAACCTTCAGTTGCTCGACCTCTAAGCCCTTCCCAATTGTATTATTAAAAAAGCCAAGTGCCTTTTTGTAACCACAGAGCCATCATAAgcttttatccttttttaaaaaattaaaagatgcaaCCAGAGACCTGTGATTATACTGTGGCAATTATAGTTTGCCACTATGGGCTAATGAAGGACTATAACTTGTAAGAGCAGTAAATGGCTGTTGACCTATGCGTTATTTTCAAAGTggacaatacacacacacacacagtgcaatcAGTGTATATTTCTGCAAAACCATTTCACTGCTCTTGATTCTTTAAATATGTTTTGAAAAGAAATAATAAGACTCTAACGAGTCTAATAGAACAATTCTTATAATAATAACTCTTAACAAGCTGTAAGAATTGGCtacctccccatgcttcagaaggcctcctggactcAACtggaaaacacttctggtttgttGAGGAAACTGGGAGTCAAACACAATCTCTGGAGGACTGGGTGcggcccccaggtaagttgttGAGGTGgcgggctgcccccctccccgattCAATTATCCACGGAATTTGCTATCCACAGGAAGTCCTAGAACGGATCGCCCATGGATACCGAGGAGCCACTGTAAGGGGACAAGACAGTGAGATTGATAAAATGGTGCCTGGCATGGAGAGAACGgacagaagaaaatgtttctccctttctcacaataCCAGAAGCAGGTATTGTGCTTCCAATGAATCtgtttggcaggagattcaggcGGCGCTTTGTCACCCAGCGCagaattagcctgtggaattcattgccacaagatatggtaaTTGCCATGAGCTTGGATGGCTTCAAAAGGGAATTGATGGCAGAcaatcaatggctattagtcatgatggctacgtATGTGTTACCTTTGGGTTCAGTATGCCTCTGACAGCCCactcttatccaactttccagcactggtacagccatgccaacgagAAGCATACTGCAtcctggaattggggggggggggcagtcacagaggtctcctcaagataagggaacatttgttcccttactttggggctgcattgcagctgcactggtgctggagaattggataggattcggctctgaATACCTGTTGCAGGGGTGCAATAATGGGATAATGTCTGCAtaccttacagctcaatcctaacttgcactggaacaggcaggcacaGGTTTGGAGGTGGCTGTGTTGCAACTCGGGGTAacgggatatttttccccttaccccaagcgatgccccaggcactgcaatggagctactcagatctgtgccagctaactCTGGAGCAGTTTCAAGCAGCTTGGAGTTAGGCTGAGCTGCtcgggagaggggttaggatttgacctAAGTCCCAGAGGCCggtccccccaccctcccagttCCGCCCTCTCCACCAGTctgcccaccaccctcccaccccctgccccgaaatgcccCTGGAacactcttccctgccctccccaaacccctgtgctggCGGCCCAGTGCCATTCAGGATACCCAGATGCTGGCGCATGGGACTCGTGCTGGCTTGAGCGCTCCTCTGAATTGCGTTCTGAGTAATATGGCGGTGGGGGGGATAAGGAGGCATTTATTTCCTCCTGGCCCTGTTTCACAACCTTCCTTCCACAGCAAAATATCCATATTACGCAAGGAACCCTGCTGAATCTCAACAGACACTTTTCAAAGAGAGGACTTCCTTGCAAAAAAGCTACTGGTGAGATTGTTCCAGGccacttaccctgcacatgcccgatctcatctgatctcggaagctaagcagggtcaggcctggttagtacttggatgggagaccgcctgggaataccgggtgctgtaggcttataccatagtctttcgagactgaaggcagTCATTGCTTGCGAGGGCAATACATTACCAGTCTATCCTTCTGGATATAGAAAGCCAGATAATGTCCCAGTTCCCCAAACAGCAGTGATGATTGGGAACAGATAACAGTTTGTATACAAATATTTGTGCAATAGGTATTTCCAGCTGTCACTTCCATTCAAAGAGAGGACTACATTGTACCACCAGATAAATatactctctctcagcctttggTGATTCATCAATCACTTCCTCAAATGTCAAGAAAAATTACTGCTGGAAAAAATACTGGTCAAATCTTTAAAAATCTTACTTTAACTGTTCCCCCTTACACCCACGCAATAAGAACAGCTATAGGGTCCTCTGTTCCTTAGGTTATAGAAGGCTCTGATACTTCAGAAGTGGATTCCCAGGATAGCTGTGTATCATAGGTCTGATTACGGACAAGGCATGAGCCAATTTGATTCAGTTTTAAGAGCAAATGGACACTGGATGTGTCATTGCAGGATGTGCAACCCAAATCACTCCCAAGGCTGCTGTTTCTGCTTTCTGTTTAATTAAGAGGCTGTGTTACTTCATAACCCTGCAGCAAAACTCTGCATTTCAATACCCTacaacagggatgcccaaaccccggccctggggccacttgcggccctcgaggcctctcaatgcggccctcagggagcccccagtctccaatgagcctctggccctctggagctttgttggagcccacactggccagacgcaactgctctcagtgtgaggacgactgtttggcctctcacgttagctgtgggctgagggctccctccactgcttgttgtttcacgtctgtgatgcagtagcagcagcaaaggaaaggccagccttgctttgtgcaaggccttttataggccttgagctattgcaagaccttcattcattcatataaattcagttttaatatattcatttatgtaaacttatgtaaatttattcaaattttaaatgtaaattaattcttccccccccccggcttccgacacagtgtcagagagacaatgtggccctcctgccaaaaactttgaacacccctgccctACAATACTTCCTgtagcaaaatatttttattctttggaattttattttttgcttctcCATCAGGACCCTTTTTCTCTGTGTGCCCCACAGcagactcacccccccccctcaaaccACAGCAGGTCCACTTGAATCAATTATGCTGTTATCTTTCCCATTATTGATTCCAGTTTTGGGGGGGCCAGGCAGGTTCAGCCTTAGGAGCTGGGGTCCAATTGGACACATTTTAGGGTTGGGtccaagttcacagccaaggtctgtagaattttAGCAATATCAAGAACATATATACCTTctacagtagaatggaaagcaatccaaatgtgtgcttaaaaaaatgcgcgtgagttaatggaccaaatggatctaagcgcATTTTAATAAAAATTGTATACATGTCAgcctacaaataaacaaacaaaatgtatgcccaatcttgtctgatctcggaagctaagcagggtcaggcctggttagtacttggatgggagaccgcctgggaataccaggtgctgtaggcttctaccatagtcttttgagactgaaggttgccaaccatctccctatactgaacattatctcccgaacttgtctgatctcggaagctaagcagggtcaggcccggttagtacttggatgggagaccgcctgggaataccgggtgctgtaggcttataccatagtctttcgagactgaaggttgccaaccattgtatagattacctttgaaaattTTTACAAAATCACTTGTTTTAGTGGCTGTGAAATGGTTTAGtagaaatattaatttttttattttatttttaccctagtgtGGGGGCCCCTTTACAcctggggcccaattgggaataATTGGTCTGATTGACTTAAAGTCAGTCCTGGGAAAGCTGGCCTTTGGGAAAAAAGATGTGCAtgccctcttctccccccttccccctgatgATGTCTAGGAGCCAAGCAGCTGAGGATGCAAGTTCTTCCTCATGATGCCTCCTGCAGTTACAGGTACAGCCTTGGAATCCAcgagaaaaccatggataatgaaatctgctgctTTCGGTTCCTTAAACCCTCTAAAGGTGACCGGAGCTGTTcggttgcctccggagggctttctgaaggccgGAGGCCACACgcgtccacctgcagcctctgtgggctttagaatgGTCCGTAGAGCAAAAAAAACATAGCAATCTCTAGTTTCTCTTGAGGGACTGGGatgcttttgtgccttttaaggcattctgaggcccagggaagcccccagACGCAACCCGATCACAGAGGATTGGCGTTGAGTCAGATCAGCAAGTGTAAAATCCGCGGATAAACAGGCTCTACCTGTACAGTGGCAGAAAGAAAAACCTTGCCCATCTGGGCTTTTGTGGTGGAGCAGCTGCTGAAGTCAACTGCCCTTTTTCTTTCCCAGGGGTCATTTTCCTGTTCTCAgatattaagaacataacataagaacagccccactggatcaggccataggcccatctagtccagcttcctgtatctcacagcggcccaccaaatgccccagggagcacaccagataacaagagacctcatcctggtgccctcccttgcatctgggcttctgaaatagcccatttctaaaatcagcaggttgcgcatacacatcatggcttgcaccccgtaatggatttttcctccagaaacttgtccaatccccttttaaaggcatccaggccagacgccatcaccacatcttgtggcaaagagttccacagaccaaccacacgctgagtaaagaaatattttcttttgtctgttctaactctcccaacactcaattttagtggatgtcccttggttctggtgttattctCGCCCCAATGGCTGGGACATGGCCAGCCCATGACCTCCCAGCACTTGAAgcagcatgcaaaatgctgccctaCCTTACTTGATGACGTGTCAGTTCTAGCctagcactcttctcccctccacatttcttatTCCTGGACTGGAAGAGAGgatgaggaaatgtggaggggaagagagtgccgGAGAAGGACCCACCAAACTAGGGATGGTCCAGGTATTTATTACAACCAGGATAGCAACAGTCTCGACAATTATGGCCATTTCATCACCATGATTTAATTGCAAGGTTTTATTTAATTATCCAGACAATTCAGTACAGATACATAAACATGTAGCATGGAGAAGTGCAATGAAGTGCCAGACAGTTCAAAACAAATTGAATTTATTTAGACGAGCAATCCGTTGGGagggtattaaaaaaaattatcttcaaAATGAGGAATTGCCGTTCTTCGAGCAAGGCAGGCCTgtggcatttattttatttaattttattgatacatatttatatacagttttcCAACAATCAGTAGTttacaaagtagtttacataaaAATCaggctttcctgggtggggggagggcgggcagtgggcggccccgggggcgggtgggcggggagcaggaggcagggcacttatgccagatcccaacccctgttcccggggagaacggagcagctccaagctgcttcACTTTCCTCGGATTTCAAGGAGTCCCATAGGAGACTCcaagaagtccaaggagacccataggggccagcggcccttacctggaggtaaagggaaatgtttctccttctctctggctgagttgcttacggcccctatcctgcgctggatacagcacaagcctcttggcttgcctgttcagcgcaggataggattgtgcccttagcgttgtaatcaaagagttctgtgacaccttaaaggttactacatttatttcagcataagcttctgTTATGATCATTTTGTCAGGTGCATGAGGCACTGATTCATCTCTTGATGATGCCTCTGATGAAGTGGATGAAAAGTCTTCAAAAACCTGTGCTGAATTAAACATTTTCAAGGTGCTGCTGGACTCCTGAATTTATTTTTCCCTGGAAGCAAAGAATTCCAAGCATCCTGGGATACTTCCTTTTGCAAATCGCTATCCCATTTAGCACCACAAGTACTTGGAGAGAGGGGACTATGTCAACATTCAATAAACCTCTGATaattattttttggggggtggctTACCTCCAGTTCATTTTTCAAACTCTTGTTTCCTCCTGAAACTTATGAATATGGTCCATCACAGTTGTTTAAGATGACATGGAAAATCAGGCCATCCATGTCCAATTATAACTTCTTATATATTATTTATCTCACttttcctctgaggagctcagggtcatgttgttggcaaccttcagtctcgaaagactatggtttcgcgctctgaatggtggttctggaacagcgtctagtgtggctgaaaaggccgatttgggagtgacaatcccttccacaccgggagcaagtgcagtctgtccctggtctgtctccctggctatgggccttccttctttgcctcttagcctcagactgttggccaagtgtctcttcaaactgggaaaggccatgctgcacagcctgcctccaagcgggccgctcagaggccagggtttcccacctgttgaggtccatccctaaggccttcagatccctcttgcagatgtccttgtatcgcagttgtggtctacctgtagggcgctttccttgcacgagttctccatagaggagatcctttgggatccggccatcatccattctcacgatatgaccgaaTACACTTGGCCATAAAGTGtaaaggaaagtgtggataggattgcagccatagatagTTAACATTTGAACACTGTtagttctgttggcaaccttcagtctcgaaagactatggtatcgcgctctgaatggtggttctggaacagcgtctagtgtggctgaaaaggccgatttgggagtgacaatcccttccacactgggagcaagtgcagtctgtccctggtctgtctccctggctatgggccttgtgCTTTTTCCCCATCCACCCCTTTGCATCCTCACAGTGGCCTTATAGGGGGAAGGGTTGACTGGCAAGGGTTATCTAATGAGCATTGGGGGTGTGGAGAGTTGAGTTGGAGCCCAACACTGTAACTCAGAGCCGGTCCATctgtaaggccaactgaagctgttgcatcaggcatcTTCTCTGctcaccttcttgcctccactgcccctccttctccttcccttccagtggattggaaaaggaagaggggacggAGAGGGAAAGGAATCTGGCAGATAGTGCTGAGCAGGAACATCAGagagttggaggagcagaggctggtacatcattggatgagaggggcagcatttggcgtgCTGCCTCAGACATTAGGAGGTCTTGGGATAGCCCCGCTTTAACCACTAAACCACACTGACTTTTACATTGCCATTATCACGTATTTTACATATTACTGGGCTATTAATATCATATAGTGGGAAACCGTATATCATATAGTGggaaacaagtgggaaaccctggcctctgagcggcccgcttggaggcaggctgtgcagcatggcctttcccagtttgaagagacactttgccaacagtctgaggcaaagaggcaaagtaggaaggcccatagccagggagacagaccagggacagactgcacttgctcccagtgtggaagggattgtcactcccgaatcggccttttcagccacactagatgctgtgccagaaccacctttcagagcgcgataccagagtctttcgagactgaaggttgccaatactaatactaatatcaTATACAATTATTATGAAATCAGAAACCCTAGGTCAGGAGTGGCCAGCCCATTGCAGACGTGCTACTAATCCCACACAAACACTTTCCAAGCGGCACACACAATTCCCTCGCTAGCAACTTATGCAAAGACTCTGTGCCCAACCATGTGGACCAACTCGGTGCAAAGGCTGCTGCCGAGCCAGGGCTAGCATAGGCCAGTCACCCACACGCAAGGCATGCTTGAGCGCTATCTCCCCAGCATAGGTGACTGGTGGCCATCTGAACTGCGTTAGCTCTGGCTCGACAGTGGCCTTTGTGCCGAGCAGGTCTCTGCAGTCAAGTGTAGAAACTTTGCCAGGTCACTGATAGGACTTTTGGTGCAGCAGGCATTTGACAAGGTGGGGCAGATGAAATGTGGTGAAGACGATCAGCATAGTgcttccccctctctccccacagAGCAGTGCATCCCAGCTGAACCACAAGTAGCACGAATGCCTCCAGAGGtaggtggagtggcacattcaaaagTTCTATAAGtaaaaagtggcacatgatgTGCTGGGTGTTGACCATCCCTGCCCTAGGTTTTAATTCCCAGAGTTGCTGTAGCATAGTGGCTGAGAGACTGAGACCATCAAACTCCCCTgttttgaatctcacctctgcagaAACCTCACTTGGTAGCCTCAGGCTGGCTTAATCTGCCCATCGACACAGTCTTCCCCAGTTTTACTGCAGAGATAATAACACATTTCAAGCACACATGAAGCTCTTATACCAGTAGCGTTGctaggggtgtgggccgcactgggcgacaccactactagcccaaatttttaaaatcttggtatttttgaataataccatcatgttacatatcaatcgatgcgtaatttcatgcagaatgcaatgaaataaaccatgttgaaatatctctattccatcaaaagttatagacaaaaaaaACCACCACGTAGGACATTGtcctgcccactgtatgggaggaagtccctcatgagggtgatgcactggcctccctcacagggcgatgcaaaccctagtgacaccactggcttataccctcagaaagccttataaaaatgttaattatttttattttcagacTCAACATGACAAGCTAAGCAACAGCATTATACACTGTATTTCTACAAAACCACCTATCCTTTATCGGTCCTTTTAAAATTTACATACGTATAGACAAGCTCTACCATCATTGCTGTGTTTTATATGGAGAGTGCTTCCACAGTACAAGTTATGGCCACTGTAACACTTCTATTAGTGCAGATCCTGGCCAGGAGAGCAAAAATGGTCCCAGCAAAATTAAATTTCCATTGATTCATCTGGCTCAGGCATCCCAAGCTTTGCAAACTTTGTTGATGGGTGTGATGCCCCCAAGATCCTCCAGCTGAAGATCAGATCCAGCCTGTGCAGGAGGTTTTGGGTGCAAAGTCTTCAAAGAGATGGAGTCTGAAGAATCCCCATCAGTAAAGACTTTGTTCTGGGCACCGAAGACACTAGTGGTGACCGTCGCTCTCTCCAAGTAGACTTCTTGGGGAACCATCTCATCCGAGCAGTTTTGGAGTTTGAAGGCTGCCTGGAAGCCCCTCTTAAAGTTCTCATTGAAGTAGCCATAGATAATGGGGTTGATGCTGCTGTTAGAAAAGGCCAGCCAGTGAGCAAAGGGGAACATGTAGCCGGTCAACAGATCGATATGCTGGTCGTCCAGTTTGGCATAGTCTGTGAGCACCATCAATGTCCACAGGGGCAACCAGGATAGCATGAACAGCAACGCCACAAGGATGAGCATTTTAATTACCTTGACTTTCCTCCTTGAGACTACTCGACTACACTGATCTTCGCTCACCACCCGGTGTCGACTCACCGGGCCTGAGGACTGGTACAGCTTAAACCCAATCCGGCCATACATGAAGGTGATGAGAGTCAGTGGGATGATGTAGATGTGGGCAAAAAGCACAGTGGTGTAGACTTTGCGCATTCCACTATCAGGCCAAGCCTCATAGCAGGAGTACAAGGGGTAAGTGATGCTCTGGTTGGTGTCATCTACTATGTAGCTGTCCTCCAGTGGAGCCACAGTGAGCATGATGGCGGAAGGACACATGATGGTGAGGGCCAGTCCCCAAATGACAGCAATGGTGTTGAGTGCCTGGAAGAGGGTGAGCTTGGATTTAAATGGATATACAATGCAACGGAACCTGTGGAATTAGAATAAAAAAACATTGCCAATAGGAAGGTAAGAGCTCTTGGCAGGggcagcagggagagagcaaggcatggaaaagaagaagaaatttccTCAGGTTCAAAGGATATCACATTTATTGTATTTAATTGTTACCTTTGTAtgtcacccttcttccaaggagctcagggtggtggcacatggttctttctctccttttatcttcacaacaaccctgtgagggaggtgaggctgaaGGACtggcccaggcagctcaggaagcTGCACAaccgagcagggatttgaaccaggatattcaaccagacttagggcccagttcaCACTGTTGGGATAAATCAATTTCTGGGCTCTACATTTCAGAGTGCAGGTCTCCCCCATGCAAAACTCTCGTCATGTAGAAAACTAGATGGGGGGAAGAAGGGATCTAGATTTCTCCCTGACAGGCTagttttcattattattattattattattattattattattattattattattattattattattattattatcagtatttatataccgcttttcaactaaaagctcacaaagcagtttacagagaaaaatcaaataagtaatggctccctgtcccaaaagggctcacaatctaaaaatctctATCGGTTCATTTCCTTTGTGTGGATAAGcattaccctgcacgtgcccgatctcatctgaggaggatggaggccagaatgttaaaccagatcggagtgtaacagcttgaatgtggtggttcttgaaagagagaaccttctttcaatttgtaaaaatccctgcgtggatttaataagcctgcctgtgtaaaccgccttgaataaagtcttgaataaagaccaagaaaggcggtatataaatactgtatattattattattatttatctcggaagctaagcagggtcagtcctggttagtacttggatgggagaccgcctgggaataccaggtgctgtaggcttctaccatagtctttcgagactgaaggttgccaaccatctccctatactgaacactatctcccaatcttgtctgatctcggaagctaagcagggtcaggcctggttagtacttggatgggagaccgcctgggaataccgggtgctggaggcttagaccatagtctttcgagactgaaggttgccaaccatctccctatactgaacactatctcccgatcttgtctgatctcggaagctaagcagggtcaggcctggttagtacttggatg
The sequence above is a segment of the Tiliqua scincoides isolate rTilSci1 chromosome 11, rTilSci1.hap2, whole genome shotgun sequence genome. Coding sequences within it:
- the LOC136662388 gene encoding neuropeptide FF receptor 1-like; its protein translation is MEASESSINQTTNYLGDAKGNRTYSPYYQHSPPVAAVYIVAYVFIFALCMVGNSLVCFIVLRNSQMRTVTNLFILNLAISDLLVGIFCVPTTLVDNLITGWPFSNSICKMSGLAQGMSVSSSVFTLVAVAVDRFRCIVYPFKSKLTLFQALNTIAVIWGLALTIMCPSAIMLTVAPLEDSYIVDDTNQSITYPLYSCYEAWPDSGMRKVYTTVLFAHIYIIPLTLITFMYGRIGFKLYQSSGPVSRHRVVSEDQCSRVVSRRKVKVIKMLILVALLFMLSWLPLWTLMVLTDYAKLDDQHIDLLTGYMFPFAHWLAFSNSSINPIIYGYFNENFKRGFQAAFKLQNCSDEMVPQEVYLERATVTTSVFGAQNKVFTDGDSSDSISLKTLHPKPPAQAGSDLQLEDLGGITPINKVCKAWDA